A genomic stretch from Malus domestica chromosome 15, GDT2T_hap1 includes:
- the LOC114821376 gene encoding probable xyloglucan galactosyltransferase GT17 produces the protein MRVTDGPDFGANSLLNLPAVKNMSVLTVERHPWQGSNQHGLPYPSYFHPSTWQEMVAWQNRVRGMDRPHLFSFIGGPRKGLEKVAVRDEFIRQCGESTRCMLLKCGSGAGKCHEPSEVLKVMSESQFCLQAPGDSFTRRSTFDSVLAGCIPVFSSPHTAYTQYKWFLPGDVSTYSVYIDEKSDASKRIEEELLKFPNEKVTAMREMLIELIPSLTYAHPNATNLGFGDAVDVALASLAKHIQKIYDK, from the coding sequence ATGAGGGTCACCGATGGTCCTGATTTCGGAGCCAACTCCCTCCTCAACCTACCAGCCGTTAAAAACATGTCGGTGCTGACCGTGGAGAGGCATCCTTGGCAAGGGTCAAACCAACACGGCTTGCCCTACCCTTCCTATTTCCACCCGTCCACTTGGCAGGAGATGGTGGCGTGGCAGAACAGAGTGAGGGGAATGGACCGACCCCACTTGTTTTCTTTCATCGGTGGGCCCAGAAAGGGGTTAGAAAAAGTGGCCGTCCGGGACGAGTTCATTAGGCAATGCGGTGAGTCGACCCGCTGCATGCTTTTAAAATGTGGGTCTGGGGCCGGCAAGTGCCACGAGCCCAGCGAGGTGCTAAAGGTGATGTCCGAGTCGCAGTTCTGCTTACAAGCGCCCGGTGACTCGTTCACCCGGCGGTCGACGTTTGACTCGGTGCTTGCCGGCTGCATACCGGTTTTCTCGTCGCCGCACACGGCGTACACTCAGTACAAGTGGTTTTTACCTGGTGACGTGAGCACGTACTCGGTTTACATTGACGAGAAGAGCGACGCGAGTAAAAGGATCGAAGAGGAGCTGCTGAAGTTTCCGAACGAAAAAGTGACGGCGATGCGGGAAATGCTCATAGAATTGATCCCAAGTCTGACTTACGCGCATCCGAATGCGACTAATCTTGGGTTTGGGGACGCCGTGGACGTTGCACTTGCATCGTTGGCCAAGCACATCCAGAAAATAtacgataaataa